TGGGTCAATATATAATCTTGCTATTTTCAGATAAAATAATGTTAAAGATTAGTGATTATAAAATCACAGAAGATGATCGTCACGCGCACATAGTTGAATGTTGGATAACGGATAATGAATACGCAAAAAGTATTAATATAATATCTAAAAATAAAGCCCAGATTAAAAAAGAAATTTATGAACAAACCATAAAAATGAACAATTCTGTGGATGCTCTGACAGTAACAAGCATATTAAATAAATATGGTATAAATGTTTTGAACGTTAAGATAACCAGTATAGATATATATAAACTAGTTGATGAAGTAAGAAAAAACTTTCGCATTAGTATACCTAGGATCACTCTAATAAACACAACAATATCAAACGCTGCAGCAACAGGCATCTCAAAAAAATATGCCACAATAGCAATAACAATCGGCTTACTGATGACATTAAAAGAAAATGAAATTAAAGCCGTCATTGCTCACGAGTTTAGCCACATAGTTAATCATGATCCTATAGTAGTATCAACATTATTCTCCATCGAATACACTGTAAGAATATTCATAACGTTAAATCTACCAATCATATTAGCTTATTTATACCTAATGTTCTCCTTCACCACAGTATTCTTCATAGCAAAATTTTTTGAAGAAAGAGCAGATTTAATGGGAGCATTTTATACAAATAGTGCTGATTCTCTCACAGAAGCATTAAAGAGAATTGGATATAGAAGACTTAAGTATGAACAAGACTATTCTACTAGGGCTTATTCATGGTTAAAATGGTTCGATGCTCATCCACCAATATCATATAGAATAGAGCGATTATCTAAGAAAATCAGCGAAAAAGACCTATCAATAACAAACATTGCTCGCGAATGTTTTTCAGATTTACTCAGAAGCATCAAACTAATGTTAGGATAAAATATTTTACTTCTCCTTTAAAGTACATGTTTAAACTACATTTAAAATTCTCATGCAATAAATCTTTCTTTCATTTCTTAGTTAATAATGTAGGATTTTTGGTTAAAATTCCTTTTAAGGGTTTTCTCACATTTCTCCTCTGCATCATTAATTATTTTTTTAATATGACCTTCAGTTTCGCTTTAGACTTTTTAGCTTCTAAATATTTTTAAAGAAACTTCATTATTGGTTCTCTCTTTTTGAGACCTGTCTATTTCTTCTATTATTTTTGTCATAGTGCTTTAATTTCTATTTTATAATTCTTACATGAAATGTTTTGCTATCATCTAATAAACATTTTATAATGTTTTTTCATTTGTGCTTTGATACACGCAAAATACTTCTCTTTTATTTTAGTATTTTGTTATCACAGATTTGGTGATAAATAAATGGCAAACTTCGCAAGAAGATGGGAAAGAGAGCCAAAAGAGCCTCTTTCAGGAAGAATAAGGGATGCGGTATACCCATCACCACCGCTAAAGAATAAGATCGACCAGGTGACAAGAAAACTTGAAACTCAGACCATGAAGCTTGATCAGCTTTATCACCGTTTACAAGAACGAGACCGCAGACTTTTTGAACAATTGGTTAATGCATATATAAAGAATGATACTGATCGTGCATACATGTACGCCAATGAGGTAGCTGGAGTAAGAAAAGTTGCCAAAGTTGTACTTCAAAGTAAAATAGCACTAGAATCTGTAATATTAAGACTTGGCACAATTAAGGAGATAGGTGATGTTGTAGCTGCAATCGAACCTGCAATAGGTGTTGTGAATGCTGTTAAGAGACAATTAATAGGTATATTACCTGAAGCTGAGAGAGAATTAGGTGACATAGGTGAAGCACTAACATCTGTACTCACTGAAGCTGGAGAGATCTCAGGTGTTCACTTTGGAGCTTTCGGACCACAGAGTGAAGAAGCCGAAAAGATACTCAAGGAAGCACAGGTTGTTGCTGAAAGCAGGAGTAAAGAGTTTTCAGAGCTTCCAAGTCCAGAAAAAGAGAAGGGCCCCGCAACCACATAAAACTAGGTGTATAATATGGACGCCGCAGGCTACGCACATGCCTTAGCGGCGGATGATGCAAATAGTCTAAATAATTTTTTATTTTCATATTATTTTTTCTTTTTTATTGGTAATCGGTTTTTCTCACACTTCTTTCATTCATCTCCCTTAATTATGGGAGGAGGTTGATCTATCATGGTTAGAATAAATCTTTTAAAGAGAAGACGTGCCCTTAAAGACATAATCAATGATACTATGATAAAACTTAGAAATTATGTTTCACGTTTAGAGTTAGCCAAGTACAGGTTGAAGAAAAAAGAGAAAGAGATGTTCGACAAGATTGTAACAGCCCAGGTATCAGGGAAATCTCAATATGCTACTATGTATGCTAACGAGGTAGCTGAACTAAGAAAGTTAGTTAGATCTGTTGAAAGTGCAAGTATCTCATTAGAACAATTGTTATTAAGGCTAGAGACAATTGTTGAGCTTGGTGATGCAGCAAGCCTACTCTCATCATTACAAGGTCTTATAAGTGATATTCGTACTGTAATACCTCAGGTTGCACCAGAACTTGAAAATGACATTGAAGTTTTATCAAATGCAGTGCTTGAGCAGTTAGGTGCAAAATATCCAAGCACATTTGAATCATTACCTTTAGATACGAGTGACGTAGATATAAATAAAATCTTAAAAGAAGCTGCTGATGCTGCAGGTGCTATGATAAAAGAAAAGTCCTTATTACCAGAACCTCCTACAGCATCCAAAGAGAAGATTACTGATAAAGTTCAGAAAATTGTTGAGTCTATTAGCATAGGAGAAAGCCAATTATCAAGGTCTGATAAAAGTTCAAGTACTCAAAATAAAGTCATAAACGTGAGAACTGAAAAACTTCTCTCTCTAGAAGACAAAGTCTATTTATGGGTTATAGAACACAATGGCGAACTTAATGTGATGGATTGCGCTAGATATTTGGGTGTCTCTCCTGATGATATAAGGAAAGCTGTAGACAATTTAAGTCGTGCTGGTAAATTAAAACCTGAGTAAATCATCCGGGAGTAGGTAGCAGATGTATGCAAGTAAAGAATTATTAGACAATGCAAGAGAAAACGCCATCAAAGCTATCCAATATGAAAATAACAAACAATATAGTGAAGCAATTAGATATTATAGGAGAGCCATAGATGCATTATCGAAATTAATCGAATTGTATCCATATAGTATAATGAACAGGAATTATGCACGTTACATAATGATGTATAGAAACAAGGTCGAAGAACTCGAAAAATTATTAGAAGATCAAGCCGAAGAAATTGGTAACTATTATGGTACTAATGAAAAAGAAAAATCTAACATTGATACAGAGTATGTTTTAGAAGGAAGACCAAATGTTAGATGGGAAGATATTATCGATCTTGAGGATGCAAAAAGAGCAATAGTCCATTCAGTGGTATATCCAATAAAAAGACGCGATCTTTTCCCATTGGGTTGGCCAAGAGGTATTCTTCTTTTTGGGCCGCCTGGTTGTGGTAAGACCATGTTAATGGCGGCTGTTGCAAATGAAATCAATGCCACAGTAATGCTTATTGATAGTTCTAATGTTATGTCAAAATGGCTTGGTGAATCGGAAAAAAATATTGCTAAAGTATTTAGAGAGGCAAGAAGATTAGAATCTCAGAACAGGCCAGTAATAATTCTTATGGATGAGATTGACGCATTAGCATCAATACATTTTCAGGAAGTCGGTGGTGAGACTAGAATGCGCACTCAACTACTTAAAGAAATGGATGGATTGATGGAAAAAGAGAGAGATCGTCTTATATTTGTCATCGGAACTACTAATAAACCTTGGATGTTAGATGAAGCTTTTATAAGGCGTTTCCAAAAAAGAATACTCGTGCCACCCCCAGATTTTAAGTCAAGAGTTGGGTTGTTTAAATTCTATACATCAAAGCTTAAACTAGATCCCTCTGTAGATCTCGAAGAATTAGCTAAAATAACTGACGGTTATTCAGCCAGTGATATTCTAGATGTGTGTAGAGATGCGTACATAAGAGTTATTGAGGAGTTCTTTGAATATAACGATAAAAGTGAACCTAGAAGAATTACGATGGAAGATTTTAGGATTGTGATCAAAAATAGAAAACCAAGTATAACCAAAGATATGATAGAACGTTATCAAAAATGGTTTGAACAACATAAAGCACTTTGATCACAATCATACTATGATTTCAAAATCTGAAGTTAAGATCACAATTTTTAGGAAGGTTTATATTTAGATTTGATGTATTTCTTACAGATAAAGAAATGATTAACGTTAAAAGTGTATCTATCGATTATCTTAGAGAAAGATTGTACGAGTTAAACGAAAGGAATAATGATAGAATAGAGAAACGAATGAGTAAAATAGGTATTAACAAAATTTCTTTATCAAAAGAATCTTTAATCTTTGGGATAATGCTTGTAGGCATTCTAGACCAGCAAAACAACATTACTAAAGCCAGAACACTTCACCTCGCATGGAAACTAATAAACAAAATAGGTGATATCGCAACATCAATCAAATCATATACAGATGAAGAACATGTATTCTTAGCATTCTCAACAATCAAGCAAGCAAAAAGCATGAGTGAAGCACAAATCAGAAAAATATCCAAAACAGTAAGTATAATTGCTAAGTGGATAATAAACAGTAACACCGAGGATTTAACAGATCTTTCATGGAGTCTTGTAAATATAATAAAAGACGAAACCGATCAATACACAAGTCCAGAGTATGATGAAAAAAGGCAAACAATAAACGATATTATTTCAAATGGTAAACCAAAAAATCAAAAAGATGCATTCAATATTCTTCGCCAAGCACTAAGTGCACTACCTGGTTGTAATCTAGAATTTGCAGATATAGTAATCTGGCAGATAACAATGGTCTATGGATTATGGGAGAGTGTTCATAATGAAATCAGAATACCAATCACTAATTCTCTATTAAGACCATTAACAGAATTAGGATTCATAACACAAGAAGATGCAAAAATACCGGATAAAGAAAGGATATCAATGATAGTTAAAAAAATAAGCGTTGAACTTTTTCCCGAAAATCCAAAAATACTCTCTGCATTAGAACTTGTTGGAAAGTACTGGTGCGGTAATAAA
This region of Thermoprotei archaeon genomic DNA includes:
- a CDS encoding M48 family metalloprotease, which translates into the protein MLANPGYNNIPFIYRLPESLNKNDVKKRIEEKNIPFTETTFQNHSAIEIFLQQINARVIIVPDEEPMVVIWSNGDIKTANKAYEIIKGLLYPVITLQQPAKSIAFLFTDKYYLTEKSRMENILLKLFLGNPIAMVGILIIIATIGFYFLGYYLPIVLVLGQYIILLFSDKIMLKISDYKITEDDRHAHIVECWITDNEYAKSINIISKNKAQIKKEIYEQTIKMNNSVDALTVTSILNKYGINVLNVKITSIDIYKLVDEVRKNFRISIPRITLINTTISNAAATGISKKYATIAITIGLLMTLKENEIKAVIAHEFSHIVNHDPIVVSTLFSIEYTVRIFITLNLPIILAYLYLMFSFTTVFFIAKFFEERADLMGAFYTNSADSLTEALKRIGYRRLKYEQDYSTRAYSWLKWFDAHPPISYRIERLSKKISEKDLSITNIARECFSDLLRSIKLMLG
- a CDS encoding Snf7 family protein, coding for MANFARRWEREPKEPLSGRIRDAVYPSPPLKNKIDQVTRKLETQTMKLDQLYHRLQERDRRLFEQLVNAYIKNDTDRAYMYANEVAGVRKVAKVVLQSKIALESVILRLGTIKEIGDVVAAIEPAIGVVNAVKRQLIGILPEAERELGDIGEALTSVLTEAGEISGVHFGAFGPQSEEAEKILKEAQVVAESRSKEFSELPSPEKEKGPATT
- a CDS encoding AAA family ATPase produces the protein MYASKELLDNARENAIKAIQYENNKQYSEAIRYYRRAIDALSKLIELYPYSIMNRNYARYIMMYRNKVEELEKLLEDQAEEIGNYYGTNEKEKSNIDTEYVLEGRPNVRWEDIIDLEDAKRAIVHSVVYPIKRRDLFPLGWPRGILLFGPPGCGKTMLMAAVANEINATVMLIDSSNVMSKWLGESEKNIAKVFREARRLESQNRPVIILMDEIDALASIHFQEVGGETRMRTQLLKEMDGLMEKERDRLIFVIGTTNKPWMLDEAFIRRFQKRILVPPPDFKSRVGLFKFYTSKLKLDPSVDLEELAKITDGYSASDILDVCRDAYIRVIEEFFEYNDKSEPRRITMEDFRIVIKNRKPSITKDMIERYQKWFEQHKAL